From Synoicihabitans lomoniglobus, the proteins below share one genomic window:
- a CDS encoding L,D-transpeptidase yields MKTPWELVMQSADALGIKPAERLLHVSITDQTLQLFQGGTLVRTFEISTSSRPPSNQRDSLGTPRGLHTIAERIGAGQPPGMVFRSRVATGHHFSELNAEENERNLVTTRILWLRGLEKGYNAGGNVDSYDRYIYIHGTNHEDRIGRPASGGCVQLRNLEMVELYDAVRAGDWVNIVN; encoded by the coding sequence ATGAAGACTCCTTGGGAATTGGTCATGCAAAGTGCCGATGCGCTCGGCATCAAGCCCGCAGAACGGCTCCTGCACGTATCGATAACGGACCAAACCCTGCAACTTTTCCAGGGCGGCACCCTCGTTCGCACGTTTGAAATATCCACCAGCTCGCGACCGCCGTCAAATCAGCGCGACTCGCTGGGCACCCCCCGCGGTCTGCACACCATCGCCGAACGGATCGGTGCGGGGCAGCCTCCAGGCATGGTTTTTCGCAGTCGCGTCGCGACCGGCCACCATTTCAGCGAACTCAATGCCGAAGAAAATGAACGCAATCTCGTGACGACGCGCATTCTTTGGCTGCGAGGCCTGGAGAAGGGTTACAACGCCGGAGGCAACGTGGATTCCTACGATCGCTACATCTACATCCACGGCACCAATCACGAAGACCGCATTGGCCGACCCGCCAGCGGGGGGTGCGTGCAGTTGCGGAATCTGGAAATGGTCGAGCTCTACGACGCGGTGCGCGCGGGCGATTGGGTCAATATCGTCAATTGA
- a CDS encoding aspartate-semialdehyde dehydrogenase, with translation MSYVVGIVGATGAVGQELVRLMRERNFPLSQLRLLASSRSAGKTIQVGDEKIVVEEAKPGVFADIDVAFFAAGGGVTRALAQDAVAAGCLVIDKSSALRMRDDVPLVIPEINPEQLQSHGGIIANPNCSTAVMLMGLWPLHQTFGLKRIFVSTYQSVSGTGAEAIDELDAQVRASVAGEAITSRVYPHQIAYNCIPHVDTFGADGYTGEETKMAQESRKIMGLPDLKVSATCVRVPVLRAHSIAVSAEFERPVDLTAARAAVAAFAGAELIDDPANNRYPTPLECAEHVRCGVGRLRIDTALDNGISFWVSGDNLWKGAALNAVQNAELMIREGWLAAKAASAAV, from the coding sequence ATGAGTTACGTAGTCGGAATCGTCGGTGCCACGGGTGCAGTCGGTCAAGAGCTGGTGCGGTTAATGCGCGAGCGAAACTTCCCGTTGTCGCAATTGCGGCTGCTGGCTTCGAGCCGGTCAGCGGGTAAAACAATCCAGGTCGGCGATGAAAAAATCGTGGTCGAAGAAGCCAAGCCCGGCGTGTTTGCGGACATCGACGTGGCGTTTTTCGCGGCGGGTGGCGGGGTCACCCGGGCGTTGGCCCAGGACGCGGTCGCGGCGGGGTGCCTGGTGATCGACAAGAGCTCGGCGCTGCGCATGCGCGACGATGTGCCGCTGGTGATTCCCGAGATCAATCCTGAGCAGCTGCAATCGCACGGCGGTATCATCGCCAACCCCAACTGCTCGACGGCGGTCATGCTGATGGGCCTGTGGCCTTTGCATCAAACATTTGGCCTGAAGCGGATTTTCGTCTCCACCTACCAGTCCGTGTCGGGCACGGGAGCCGAGGCCATTGACGAACTGGATGCGCAAGTTCGCGCGTCCGTGGCAGGCGAGGCCATCACGTCCCGGGTTTATCCCCACCAAATCGCTTACAATTGCATCCCCCATGTGGATACGTTCGGGGCGGACGGCTATACGGGCGAAGAGACCAAAATGGCCCAGGAATCGCGCAAGATCATGGGATTGCCCGACCTTAAAGTCTCCGCCACCTGCGTCCGTGTGCCGGTGTTGCGGGCGCACTCCATTGCGGTGAGTGCGGAGTTCGAACGTCCGGTCGACCTCACCGCCGCCCGCGCCGCCGTGGCGGCGTTTGCCGGCGCGGAGTTGATCGATGATCCGGCGAACAATCGTTACCCCACGCCGCTGGAATGCGCTGAACACGTGCGCTGCGGCGTCGGGCGACTGCGGATCGACACCGCCCTCGACAACGGCATTTCGTTCTGGGTGAGCGGCGACAATTTGTGGAAAGGTGCCGCCCTCAATGCGGTGCAGAATGCCGAGTTGATGATCCGCGAAGGGTGGCTCGCGGCTAAAGCGGCTTCGGCGGCCGTTTAG
- the ilvN gene encoding acetolactate synthase small subunit, whose translation MRHTISVLVENKFGVLARVSGMFSGRGFNIDSLNVAPTHDAALSRITAVLKGDDTALDLCIKQLRKLINVVDVADYKDGQAVLREMILAKVKADASSRSEILQISDIFRAKIVHAASHEVIVELTGDEGKVAAFLRMLEPFGIIELARTGQLALTR comes from the coding sequence ATGCGACACACGATTTCCGTCCTCGTTGAGAATAAATTCGGCGTGCTTGCGCGCGTTTCGGGCATGTTTTCCGGCCGCGGCTTCAATATCGACTCCCTCAATGTAGCGCCGACTCACGATGCGGCACTGTCGCGCATTACCGCAGTATTGAAGGGCGACGACACCGCGCTCGATCTCTGTATCAAGCAACTGCGCAAGCTCATCAACGTAGTCGATGTGGCGGACTACAAAGACGGTCAGGCCGTGCTGCGGGAAATGATCCTCGCCAAGGTCAAGGCCGATGCCAGCAGCCGTTCGGAGATCCTACAGATTTCAGATATTTTCCGCGCCAAAATTGTGCACGCCGCTTCGCACGAAGTAATCGTCGAACTCACGGGCGACGAAGGTAAAGTCGCCGCGTTCCTGCGCATGCTCGAACCGTTCGGCATCATCGAACTCGCCCGCACCGGGCAACTCGCGCTCACCCGCTGA
- the ilvC gene encoding ketol-acid reductoisomerase, with translation MPAKVYTDKDADLGVFKNKTIAVLGYGSQGHAHALNLKDSGVNVIIGLYKGSKSAAVAKKQGFKVVTTAEAVRQADVIMVGLPDMKQAEIYEQDIAPNLTKGKTLLFSHGLAVHFDLIKLPEDIDCIMVAPKGPGHMVRRLYQEGKGMPALIAVAQNKTRKARKTALAWAKGIGSTRAGVLQTTFKEETETDLFGEQAVLCGGASALVQAGFETLVEAGYQPEMAYFECLHELKLICDLMYESGIAGMRFSISETAKFGDITRGPRVINAKTKVEMKKILKEIQTGKFTKEWVKEHKGGLKNYNKLLKAGEKHPIEKTGKYLRGMMPWMAKKNISGVAASY, from the coding sequence ATGCCTGCCAAAGTATACACCGACAAGGACGCTGATCTCGGCGTTTTCAAAAACAAGACGATCGCCGTGCTCGGCTACGGCTCCCAAGGCCATGCACACGCCCTTAACCTGAAGGATTCCGGCGTAAATGTGATCATTGGCCTCTACAAGGGCTCCAAGTCCGCTGCGGTGGCCAAGAAGCAAGGCTTCAAGGTGGTCACAACGGCCGAAGCCGTGCGTCAAGCCGATGTCATCATGGTGGGTCTGCCCGACATGAAACAGGCCGAGATCTATGAGCAGGACATCGCGCCAAACCTGACCAAGGGCAAGACCCTGCTCTTCTCGCATGGTCTCGCCGTGCACTTCGATCTGATCAAGCTGCCCGAGGACATCGACTGCATCATGGTCGCGCCGAAGGGCCCGGGCCACATGGTGCGCCGTCTCTATCAAGAGGGCAAAGGCATGCCGGCCCTCATCGCCGTGGCGCAAAACAAAACCCGCAAGGCTCGCAAGACCGCGCTCGCGTGGGCCAAAGGCATCGGTTCCACCCGCGCCGGTGTGCTGCAAACCACCTTCAAGGAAGAGACCGAAACGGATCTCTTCGGTGAACAAGCCGTGCTCTGCGGCGGCGCCAGCGCCCTCGTGCAAGCCGGATTCGAGACCCTCGTCGAGGCTGGCTATCAGCCGGAAATGGCCTACTTCGAGTGCCTCCACGAGCTGAAGCTCATCTGTGATCTCATGTATGAGTCCGGCATCGCCGGCATGCGTTTCTCGATTTCCGAGACCGCGAAATTCGGTGACATCACCCGCGGCCCCCGCGTCATCAACGCCAAGACCAAGGTCGAGATGAAGAAGATCCTCAAAGAGATCCAGACCGGTAAATTCACCAAGGAGTGGGTCAAGGAGCACAAGGGTGGTCTCAAGAACTACAACAAGCTGCTCAAAGCGGGCGAAAAGCATCCGATCGAGAAGACGGGTAAATACCTGCGCGGGATGATGCCCTGGATGGCCAAGAAGAACATCTCCGGGGTCGCCGCGAGCTACTAA
- the hemC gene encoding hydroxymethylbilane synthase: MKKLTIATRKSPLALAQTNMVAARLHEVLGVEIELLTLVTTGDKQKAWSLETKGGKGLFTKELEEALLNGDADVAVHSAKDLPGDQPAGLKIAGYLPRADPRDVLVVRQGIEEPRTIATSSPRRRLQLGMKYPHAEFTEIRGNVDTRLRKIGQDGVADATVLAAAGLQRLGIGSWPGVEFRVLGFEVMVPAVAQAAIAIQSRLEIDFDSAELFDRDTAVAVELERAFQTKLEGGCQTALGVHVGRDTLWFFHEQIGLRSFPLSADEQFTPVETASNMLSRLGFYNL, from the coding sequence ATGAAAAAGCTCACCATCGCCACGCGTAAAAGCCCTTTGGCGCTTGCCCAGACCAATATGGTCGCGGCGCGCCTGCACGAGGTGTTGGGCGTGGAGATCGAGTTACTCACGCTGGTCACCACCGGAGATAAACAAAAAGCGTGGTCTTTGGAAACCAAAGGAGGGAAGGGGCTCTTCACCAAGGAGCTCGAGGAAGCGCTGCTCAACGGCGATGCCGATGTCGCGGTGCACAGCGCCAAGGACTTGCCGGGAGATCAGCCCGCTGGACTCAAAATTGCGGGTTATTTGCCCCGCGCTGATCCCCGGGACGTGTTGGTGGTGCGGCAGGGAATCGAGGAACCTCGCACGATTGCAACCAGCAGCCCCCGCCGACGTTTACAGCTGGGGATGAAATATCCTCATGCGGAATTCACCGAAATTCGCGGTAACGTGGATACGCGCCTGCGGAAAATTGGGCAGGACGGTGTCGCCGACGCGACAGTCTTGGCGGCCGCCGGACTTCAGCGTTTGGGAATCGGATCATGGCCCGGGGTCGAGTTTCGCGTGTTGGGCTTTGAGGTCATGGTGCCCGCCGTCGCCCAGGCCGCCATCGCGATTCAGTCCCGATTGGAAATCGACTTCGACTCGGCCGAACTCTTCGACCGCGACACGGCTGTCGCCGTAGAACTCGAACGTGCTTTCCAAACGAAACTGGAGGGCGGATGCCAAACGGCGCTGGGCGTTCACGTGGGTCGGGACACCTTGTGGTTTTTCCATGAACAGATCGGACTTCGTAGTTTCCCCCTGTCCGCGGATGAGCAGTTTACTCCGGTCGAAACTGCCTCTAACATGCTGTCCCGCTTAGGGTTTTACAATTTGTAA